GACTGGCAATTACATCAATACCGTGGCCGCATTATCGATTGCGCCCAGCGGTGTGGGAGAAGAACTCTCCGAATATGTCGCTCAGGCAGTCAAGGTGATTCGTGACTCAGGATTGCCCAATGAAACGAATGCCATGTTTACGAACATCGAAGGAGACCTCGATGATGTGCTCGATGTCGTGCGCGATGCGACGCTGAAACTCGCAAATCAGGGCTTCCGCACCGGGGTGGTGCTCAAACTGGACATTCGTCCAGGTGTCAAGGGGCAGATTCATAAAAAAGCTGAACTTGTGGACGAGATTTTGAGCAAATAGGCTCATTATTTTTCGCGATTGCGAGTTTTGCGGCAATTTTGAACTATAAACGGGTATTTTTGTTGACATTTCAAGATCATTTCACGGTTTTGGAGCATGTCTACTTGATATAGGCAACAAAACTCGCAATCACCCTCGAAAATATCCCGTTTGCTCTATTTGGTGCCACCAAAACGGCGATCTCGATGCACATAGTCGTTAATCGCGCGCCAGAGCACGTCGCGCCCGCAGTCTGGGAATAGTTCTGGAACAAAGTCAAGCTCAGAATATGCCGCTTCCCACGGCAGGAAGTTGCTGGTCCGCTGCTCCCCCGACGTTCTTATGACCAGATCGCAGTCGGGAATGTCTGGATTATATAGGTGCTCGGCAATCATCTTCTCCGTGACTCGATTGCCCTTGATCTTGCCCTTTGCGATTTCCTTGGCAATTTCAGAGGCCGCATCGGCTATTTCCGCACGTCCGCCGTAGTTGATGCAGAAAACAA
This Bifidobacterium sp. WK041_4_12 DNA region includes the following protein-coding sequences:
- a CDS encoding MTH1187 family thiamine-binding protein, giving the protein MSEAEITKEAASQAQSTQTGNYINTVAALSIAPSGVGEELSEYVAQAVKVIRDSGLPNETNAMFTNIEGDLDDVLDVVRDATLKLANQGFRTGVVLKLDIRPGVKGQIHKKAELVDEILSK